The following are encoded in a window of Blattabacterium cuenoti genomic DNA:
- a CDS encoding endonuclease III domain-containing protein: MLEIEKKIKIITDTLNFLYPNPISSLYYTNEFTLLIAILLTSRSQEKKVNQITKILFKKIQKPQDIIHLSVINIQNYIKSIGLYKRKSINIYNLSIILIKKYNGIIPKNIFELESLPGIGHKTASVFLSHVSKEPVFPIDTHIHRMMFRWKLSNGKNIRQTEKDAKCFFSKKNWKKLHLQIILYGKEYSPSRRWNSKNDIIYQKLVNNNLLKR; this comes from the coding sequence ATGTTAGAAATAGAAAAAAAAATAAAAATTATCACAGATACTTTAAATTTTCTTTATCCTAATCCAATTAGTTCCTTATACTACACTAATGAATTTACTTTGCTTATAGCAATCCTATTAACCTCGAGAAGTCAGGAAAAAAAAGTGAACCAAATAACAAAAATCTTGTTTAAAAAAATTCAAAAACCTCAAGATATTATTCATTTATCTGTGATAAATATTCAAAATTATATAAAAAGTATTGGACTTTATAAAAGAAAGTCTATAAATATTTATAATTTATCTATTATTTTAATAAAAAAATATAATGGAATTATTCCAAAAAATATTTTTGAATTAGAATCTTTACCAGGAATAGGCCATAAAACCGCCTCCGTTTTTTTGTCTCATGTATCAAAAGAACCTGTATTTCCTATAGATACTCATATTCATAGAATGATGTTTCGATGGAAACTAAGTAACGGAAAAAATATAAGACAAACAGAAAAAGATGCCAAATGTTTTTTTTCGAAAAAAAATTGGAAAAAATTACACCTTCAAATCATTCTTTACGGAAAAGAATATTCTCCATCTAGAAGATGGAACTCTAAAAATGACATTATCTATCAAAAATTGGTCAACAATAATCTATTAAAAAGGTAA
- a CDS encoding c-type cytochrome — translation MKYFLFFFLFFFSFFLKIEAKDIKGNAEKGTELFKKNCTSCHSIDLEKKMIGPPLAGITEKRSREWLHKWIVDNKSLRQSGDKDAIAIYKEYGNVEMNLFPQLSEQEIDDILSFIKNPVIKKESPDDEKKEKNAKLELEENPFLIKIIVFGLSILSAILLWILYKIQILTKLLLNEDLLYKKRDKKDFWIYSVLFKFLGKKKKNFAFLSCFIGFLFLLGIYGIWIFLMKIDVNKGYKPEQPILFSHKIHSGINGIDCQYCHSSAKYSKVSGIPSANICMNCHITINEYKGDYIEKGKSREIYNQEIQKIYHSVGWNPEKREYSQNINPIQWIRIHNMPDFVHFDHSQHIITGEKMIKKSKKVDLTCNACHGDVQNMDQVEMSQDFTMEWCISCHRETEIDINNQYYQKYFSNFIQKKKGKKITIDMIGGTECAKCHY, via the coding sequence ATGAAATATTTTTTATTTTTTTTCCTTTTTTTCTTTTCTTTTTTTCTAAAAATTGAAGCAAAAGATATAAAAGGAAATGCAGAAAAAGGGACAGAACTTTTTAAAAAGAATTGTACGTCTTGTCACTCTATAGATTTAGAAAAAAAAATGATCGGACCCCCTCTAGCTGGTATTACCGAAAAAAGAAGCAGAGAATGGTTACATAAATGGATTGTGGATAACAAATCTCTTCGACAAAGTGGAGATAAAGACGCTATAGCCATTTACAAAGAATATGGAAATGTGGAAATGAATTTATTTCCTCAATTATCCGAACAGGAAATAGATGATATATTATCTTTTATCAAAAATCCTGTCATCAAGAAAGAAAGTCCTGATGACGAAAAAAAGGAAAAAAATGCCAAGTTAGAATTGGAAGAAAACCCATTTTTAATTAAAATAATTGTTTTTGGACTTAGTATTTTATCTGCGATTTTACTTTGGATTTTATACAAAATTCAAATTTTAACTAAATTATTATTAAATGAAGATCTTCTTTATAAGAAAAGAGATAAAAAAGATTTTTGGATATATTCTGTTTTATTTAAATTTTTAGGAAAGAAGAAAAAAAATTTTGCTTTCCTATCTTGTTTTATAGGATTTTTATTCTTATTAGGAATATACGGAATTTGGATATTTTTAATGAAAATAGATGTAAATAAAGGATATAAACCAGAACAACCCATTTTGTTTTCTCATAAAATTCATTCTGGTATCAATGGAATTGATTGTCAGTATTGTCATTCTTCAGCAAAATATAGCAAAGTATCTGGAATTCCTTCTGCAAATATTTGTATGAATTGTCATATCACTATCAATGAATATAAAGGTGATTATATTGAAAAAGGAAAGAGTAGGGAAATATATAATCAGGAAATACAAAAAATATACCATTCTGTGGGTTGGAATCCAGAAAAAAGGGAATATTCTCAAAATATAAATCCTATTCAATGGATACGAATACACAATATGCCTGATTTTGTTCATTTTGATCATTCTCAACATATAATAACAGGAGAAAAAATGATCAAAAAATCAAAAAAAGTAGATTTGACTTGTAATGCTTGTCATGGAGATGTTCAAAATATGGATCAAGTAGAAATGTCTCAAGATTTTACCATGGAATGGTGCATTTCTTGTCATCGAGAAACAGAAATAGATATTAATAATCAATATTATCAAAAGTATTTTTCCAATTTTATCCAAAAAAAGAAAGGAAAAAAAATAACCATAGATATGATTGGTGGTACAGAATGTGCTAAATGTCACTATTAA
- a CDS encoding M16 family metallopeptidase, translated as MNRISFLIIMTMIMFNSLKADQVPNNKIRFFEETLSNGLHVILHQDNTNPLVSISVLYHVGTKNESPGKSGFAHFFEHLMFEGSKNIKRGEFFKYIASNGGKNNAYTNHDETCYYEVLPSDRLPLALWLESERMLHAKIDAESINIQREVVKEEKKMQIENQPYAKAISEIIPSLLFKKHPYKYPIIGFEEDLDSATEVDYKKFYETYYVPNNATLVVAGDFDMKEARNLIQTYFSPIPKGKIDFHMKRIEENPIRKEIFSTYVDKNTKVPGVFLSYRLPKITDKDSYVLKIIDHILSSGESSRIMKNVVNNQQSASYAGSFLDSMEDYGIFIIYGLINPGVTLEKLTKVIDKEIENLKEKGIKPYELEKHKNFFEKKFLFENYYMSGIAENLAHYHLYYKNADLINTDIEKYREISVEDIKIVANKYLNKNSRVRLYNVPTS; from the coding sequence ATGAATAGAATTTCTTTCTTAATCATCATGACAATGATAATGTTTAATTCTTTGAAAGCTGATCAAGTACCTAATAATAAAATTAGATTTTTTGAGGAAACCCTGTCAAATGGACTACATGTTATTTTACATCAAGATAACACAAATCCTTTGGTATCTATTTCCGTTTTATATCATGTAGGAACTAAAAATGAATCTCCCGGAAAATCCGGTTTTGCTCATTTTTTTGAACATTTAATGTTTGAAGGTTCCAAAAATATTAAAAGAGGAGAATTTTTCAAATATATAGCTTCTAATGGGGGAAAGAATAATGCTTATACCAATCATGATGAGACTTGTTATTACGAAGTTTTGCCATCAGATCGCCTCCCTTTAGCCTTATGGTTGGAATCTGAAAGAATGCTTCATGCAAAAATAGATGCAGAAAGCATTAATATTCAAAGAGAAGTAGTCAAAGAAGAAAAAAAAATGCAAATAGAAAATCAACCGTATGCTAAAGCTATCTCAGAAATTATTCCTTCTTTATTATTTAAGAAACATCCTTATAAGTATCCTATTATTGGTTTTGAAGAAGATTTAGATTCTGCTACAGAGGTAGATTATAAAAAATTTTATGAAACTTATTATGTTCCCAATAACGCTACTTTAGTGGTAGCAGGTGATTTTGATATGAAAGAAGCAAGGAATTTGATTCAAACATATTTTTCTCCTATTCCAAAAGGAAAAATAGATTTTCACATGAAGAGAATAGAAGAAAACCCTATTAGAAAGGAAATTTTTTCTACCTATGTAGATAAAAATACTAAAGTTCCTGGTGTTTTTTTGTCGTATAGACTTCCAAAAATAACGGATAAAGATTCTTATGTATTAAAAATTATAGATCATATTCTTTCTTCTGGAGAAAGTTCACGGATAATGAAAAATGTTGTAAATAATCAACAGTCAGCTTCTTATGCAGGATCTTTTTTAGATTCTATGGAAGATTACGGTATTTTCATTATATACGGATTAATAAATCCTGGAGTGACTTTAGAAAAATTAACAAAAGTTATAGATAAAGAAATAGAAAATTTAAAAGAAAAAGGAATAAAACCGTATGAATTAGAAAAACACAAGAATTTTTTTGAAAAAAAATTTCTTTTCGAGAATTATTATATGAGTGGAATAGCAGAAAATTTAGCTCATTATCATTTATACTATAAAAACGCAGATTTAATTAATACAGATATAGAAAAATACCGTGAAATATCTGTGGAAGATATTAAGATAGTTGCTAATAAATATTTAAATAAAAATAGTAGAGTCCGTTTATATAATGTTCCAACTAGTTAA
- a CDS encoding M16 family metallopeptidase, whose product MFQLVKFFNQKIILLIITINIFFQTNMFSQIVNRSFPPKSLTRKTVINIEKPQFFQMKNGLKVLVVENHKLPLVRVGLELDYKPFLEKEKAGIKKIFGQMLRSGTKNSSKEELDEIIDYIGTTLYTSFSGISISTLKKHLEKSIAIMSDILMNSQFDNSKELEKIVKQKIIDIHLSEKDPNAILQRVRNVLYFGKNHPYGEYETYDTIKNITLKDLKKLYRKYYIPNISYLSFIGDVSLQEAKQLCEHYLSKWKKRSFSQGKQILKKSNFSPKIEIDLVDIPSLTQSTICYGGPVFFQKNDPTYFSSILANGILGGGPQSRLFLNLREKKAYTYGIYSVLKSDKDIGYFSVYTQVRNGVTDQAIKDILKEIVEITTNKVTPEELNIKKKEICGLFILDLEDPNRISDFFISELKNNLPSGFYKNYLNSVQSVTISDVHSSCKKFFSVKNGRILIIGKANELLPILKNFDYPIRFFDKFGTMLK is encoded by the coding sequence ATGTTCCAACTAGTTAAATTTTTTAATCAAAAAATTATTCTTCTTATAATAACCATCAACATTTTTTTTCAAACAAATATGTTTTCTCAAATAGTTAATCGTAGTTTTCCACCTAAGTCTTTAACAAGAAAGACTGTTATCAATATTGAAAAACCTCAGTTTTTTCAAATGAAAAATGGATTAAAAGTTTTAGTTGTAGAAAATCATAAACTTCCTTTAGTTAGAGTAGGTTTAGAATTAGACTATAAACCTTTTTTGGAAAAAGAAAAGGCTGGAATAAAAAAGATTTTTGGACAAATGCTTCGTTCTGGAACAAAGAATTCTTCTAAGGAAGAATTAGATGAAATAATTGATTATATAGGAACCACTTTGTATACTTCTTTTTCAGGAATATCTATTTCTACTTTAAAAAAACATTTAGAAAAGTCTATTGCTATTATGAGTGATATTTTGATGAATAGTCAATTTGATAATTCTAAAGAATTGGAAAAAATAGTCAAACAAAAGATTATAGATATTCACTTATCAGAAAAGGATCCCAATGCCATTTTACAACGGGTACGAAATGTTTTATATTTTGGAAAAAATCATCCTTATGGAGAATATGAAACTTATGATACAATAAAAAACATTACTCTTAAAGATTTAAAAAAATTATATCGTAAATATTACATTCCAAATATCTCTTATCTTTCTTTTATAGGAGATGTCTCTTTACAAGAAGCAAAACAATTATGTGAACATTATTTATCTAAATGGAAAAAAAGATCTTTTTCTCAAGGAAAACAAATTTTAAAAAAATCAAATTTTTCTCCAAAAATAGAAATAGATTTAGTGGATATACCTTCTCTGACTCAATCTACCATTTGTTATGGTGGGCCTGTATTTTTTCAGAAAAATGATCCTACTTATTTTTCTTCTATTTTAGCTAATGGAATTCTTGGAGGAGGACCTCAAAGTCGTTTATTTTTAAATCTTCGAGAAAAGAAAGCTTATACATATGGAATTTATTCTGTTTTGAAATCAGATAAGGATATAGGTTATTTTTCTGTTTATACTCAGGTTAGAAATGGAGTCACAGATCAAGCTATAAAAGATATTCTAAAAGAAATTGTAGAAATTACCACAAATAAAGTTACCCCAGAAGAATTGAATATTAAGAAAAAAGAGATATGTGGTTTATTTATTCTAGATTTAGAAGATCCAAATAGAATTAGTGATTTTTTTATAAGTGAATTAAAAAATAATCTTCCAAGTGGATTCTATAAAAATTATTTGAATAGTGTTCAATCCGTCACGATTTCTGATGTACATTCTTCATGTAAAAAATTTTTTTCTGTAAAAAATGGGAGAATTTTAATTATAGGAAAAGCTAATGAGCTTTTACCTATTTTGAAAAATTTTGATTATCCTATTCGTTTTTTTGATAAATTTGGAACAATGTTAAAATGA
- a CDS encoding DUF3127 domain-containing protein, translating to MEIIGRVKKLFDIQKFDSGFKKREMVLTTEEPYPQNILIEFIQDKVDLLGSIRPEDKIKVFINLRGREWTNPEGIIKYFNSIQGWKIEEIQHSIENKTSISPSLSSSSEDFDDLPF from the coding sequence ATGGAAATAATAGGAAGAGTTAAGAAATTATTTGATATTCAAAAATTTGATAGTGGATTTAAAAAAAGAGAAATGGTTCTTACTACGGAAGAACCGTATCCTCAAAATATATTGATAGAATTTATTCAAGATAAAGTGGATTTATTAGGCTCTATAAGACCAGAGGATAAAATAAAAGTTTTTATTAATCTTCGTGGAAGAGAATGGACAAATCCAGAAGGAATCATCAAATATTTTAATTCAATACAAGGATGGAAAATTGAAGAAATCCAGCATTCTATAGAAAATAAAACATCTATATCTCCCTCTTTATCCTCATCTTCTGAGGATTTTGATGATTTACCTTTTTAA
- a CDS encoding SPFH domain-containing protein → MSIFSLLFYGLLILLILSFFSSFIFIVHQETASIVERLGKFHSIRQAGLHLKIPFIDNIVGKLTLKIQQLDILVDTKTKDNVFVKVKISVQFQVIKNKIYEAFYKLDNSHSQITSYIFDVVRAEVPKMRLDDVFERKDHLALVVKGELEGAMLNYGYSIIKALVTDLDPDEQVKHAMNRINTAEREKVAAEYKAEAERIKIVAKAKAEAESKKLQGKGTADQRREIARGILESVEVLNNVGINSQEASALIVVTQHYDTLQSMGENSNANLILLPNSPGAASDMLNNMITSFNVSSQIGESIKKKNDTKNSKKNK, encoded by the coding sequence ATGAGCATTTTTAGTTTACTATTTTATGGATTATTAATTCTTTTAATCCTTTCTTTTTTTTCTAGCTTTATTTTTATAGTTCATCAAGAAACCGCTTCTATTGTTGAAAGACTTGGAAAGTTTCATAGTATTCGTCAAGCGGGATTACATTTAAAGATTCCTTTCATAGATAATATAGTAGGAAAATTAACATTGAAAATCCAACAATTAGATATTTTAGTGGATACAAAAACCAAAGATAATGTTTTTGTGAAAGTAAAAATATCGGTTCAATTTCAAGTGATTAAAAACAAGATATATGAAGCTTTTTATAAATTGGACAATTCTCATTCACAAATTACTTCCTATATATTTGATGTTGTGAGAGCTGAAGTTCCAAAAATGCGTTTAGATGATGTTTTTGAACGAAAAGATCATCTAGCTCTTGTTGTAAAGGGAGAGCTAGAAGGTGCTATGTTAAATTATGGATATTCTATTATTAAAGCTTTAGTTACAGATTTGGATCCAGATGAACAGGTGAAACATGCTATGAATCGCATTAATACAGCTGAAAGAGAAAAAGTAGCGGCTGAGTATAAAGCAGAAGCTGAAAGAATTAAAATAGTGGCTAAAGCTAAAGCAGAAGCTGAAAGTAAAAAATTACAAGGAAAAGGAACAGCAGATCAGCGCAGAGAAATAGCTAGAGGAATTTTAGAATCTGTAGAAGTTTTAAACAATGTAGGAATCAATTCACAAGAGGCGTCTGCCTTAATTGTCGTGACGCAACATTATGACACCCTTCAATCTATGGGGGAAAATTCCAATGCTAATTTAATTTTATTACCTAATTCTCCAGGAGCTGCTAGTGACATGTTGAATAATATGATAACATCATTCAATGTATCTAGTCAAATTGGAGAATCTATAAAAAAGAAAAATGACACTAAAAATAGTAAAAAAAATAAATAA
- a CDS encoding ATP-dependent Clp protease ATP-binding subunit — translation MIHNFFLKKYSFFEEKKIFFSSTSSDEDIENDSSTSYGSGGSGMGSSYYGGTSVRSKTPVLDNFGRDLNSIAIQGKLDPVVGRNKEVERVSQILSRRKKNNPLLIGEPGVGKSAIAEGLALRIVQRKVSRVLYNKRVVVLDLASLVAGTKYRGQFEERMKAIINESEKNTDLILFIDEIHTMIGAGGTTGSLDASNIFKPALARGDIQCIGATTLNEYRQYIEKDGALERRFQKIIVQPSSEEETIEILKKIKGRYESHHNVIYTEDAINACVNLTGRYIVDRFFPDKAIDALDEAGSRVHIKNIKVPQEIVLLEKELENIREEKSQVVKSQKYEEAARLRDTEKRIEKQLIQAQKAWEESSKENRETVSEENVEEVVSMMSGIPVNRIAQAEMKKLNKMIDLLKEKIIGQDEAVKKIVKAVQRNRTGLKDPNCPIGSFIFLGKTGVGKTYLAKIFSRELFDSEESLVRLDMSEYMEKFSVSRLIGAPPGYVGYEEGGQLTEIIRRRPYSVILLDEIEKAHPEVFNVLLQMLDYGCVTDSLGRKVNFKNTVIIFTSNTEIQKLKEFGQEIGFYTQARKSNNYKNILEHALKHTFSPEFLNRIDDIILFNSLKPEDISKITHLEIEKINAHISNLGYQLILLPEVKNFIEKKGFDKEYGARPLKRVIEKFIKNPISECIINETLKKGNQITLKMNEKKDDVQVIIQKS, via the coding sequence ATGATTCATAATTTTTTTCTAAAAAAATATTCTTTTTTTGAAGAAAAAAAAATATTTTTTTCTTCTACTTCTTCAGATGAAGATATTGAAAATGATAGTTCTACTTCCTATGGATCTGGAGGTAGCGGAATGGGATCAAGTTATTATGGAGGAACCTCCGTACGAAGTAAAACTCCAGTATTAGATAATTTTGGAAGAGATCTCAATTCCATAGCTATTCAAGGAAAATTAGATCCTGTAGTGGGGAGAAACAAAGAAGTAGAAAGGGTCTCTCAAATACTGAGTAGAAGAAAAAAAAATAACCCCCTTCTTATAGGAGAACCAGGGGTTGGAAAATCTGCTATAGCTGAAGGATTAGCATTACGTATTGTACAGAGAAAAGTATCCAGAGTTTTATATAATAAAAGAGTAGTTGTTTTAGATTTAGCTAGTTTAGTAGCTGGAACTAAATATAGGGGACAATTTGAGGAAAGAATGAAAGCTATCATAAATGAATCAGAAAAAAATACAGATTTAATTCTTTTTATCGATGAAATTCATACAATGATTGGGGCTGGTGGAACTACAGGTTCATTAGATGCTTCTAATATATTCAAACCTGCTTTGGCTAGGGGGGATATTCAATGTATTGGGGCTACTACATTGAATGAATATAGACAATACATAGAAAAAGATGGAGCATTAGAACGGAGATTTCAAAAAATTATTGTACAACCCTCTTCTGAAGAAGAAACTATTGAAATTTTAAAAAAAATAAAAGGAAGATATGAAAGTCATCATAATGTAATTTATACAGAAGATGCGATAAATGCTTGTGTAAACTTAACTGGACGATATATTGTAGATCGTTTTTTTCCTGATAAAGCCATTGATGCATTAGATGAGGCAGGATCTCGTGTTCACATTAAAAATATTAAAGTTCCACAAGAAATAGTTCTTCTGGAAAAAGAATTGGAAAATATTCGTGAAGAAAAATCCCAAGTAGTTAAAAGTCAAAAATATGAAGAAGCTGCACGTCTTCGTGATACGGAAAAACGGATAGAAAAACAATTAATACAAGCACAAAAAGCTTGGGAAGAGTCTTCCAAAGAGAATAGAGAAACTGTTTCTGAAGAAAACGTGGAAGAAGTAGTTTCTATGATGAGTGGAATTCCGGTAAATAGAATAGCTCAAGCTGAAATGAAAAAGTTGAATAAAATGATAGATCTTCTAAAAGAAAAAATAATCGGACAAGATGAAGCTGTGAAAAAAATAGTGAAAGCAGTTCAAAGAAATAGAACAGGATTAAAAGATCCTAATTGTCCTATAGGATCTTTCATTTTTTTAGGAAAAACAGGTGTAGGAAAAACTTATTTAGCAAAGATTTTTTCTAGGGAATTATTTGATTCAGAAGAATCATTAGTCCGTCTGGATATGAGTGAATATATGGAAAAATTTTCTGTTTCCAGATTAATAGGGGCACCTCCTGGCTATGTGGGTTACGAAGAAGGAGGGCAGCTAACAGAAATTATACGTCGTAGACCTTATTCTGTCATTTTGTTGGATGAAATAGAAAAAGCACATCCTGAAGTATTTAATGTTCTATTACAAATGTTGGATTATGGATGTGTAACAGATAGCCTGGGAAGAAAAGTCAACTTCAAAAATACCGTCATTATCTTTACTTCAAATACAGAAATCCAAAAATTAAAAGAATTTGGCCAAGAAATTGGTTTCTATACTCAGGCTAGGAAATCAAATAATTATAAAAACATTTTAGAGCATGCTCTGAAACATACTTTTTCTCCAGAATTTTTAAATAGAATAGATGATATTATCCTTTTTAACTCTTTGAAACCAGAGGACATATCTAAAATAACTCATTTAGAAATAGAAAAAATAAATGCTCATATATCTAATTTAGGATATCAATTAATATTACTTCCCGAAGTAAAAAATTTTATTGAAAAAAAAGGATTTGATAAAGAATATGGAGCTCGTCCATTAAAAAGAGTTATAGAAAAATTCATAAAAAATCCCATCTCAGAATGTATCATTAATGAAACCTTAAAAAAAGGAAATCAAATTACATTGAAAATGAATGAAAAAAAAGATGATGTTCAAGTTATTATTCAAAAATCATAG
- the holA gene encoding DNA polymerase III subunit delta — protein MDKRFPFPYIVWSLKYRPIRWEEVIGQVDVTNILKNSMEKNRLSQILLFFGPRGVGKNTCARILANELDSFSNVFEISGFLNHSVESLCEKIHKIRLYPKKGKYKILIINDLNFFPQDSFNLILRTLEKPPIHVLFIFCTTEKNKIFSIISRCQIYEFRHISLRDIFFYLKKIAEKERIEIDNEALFLISKNGNGSLSEALNTFEKLTFYDQKKISRELVMEKLGILDPGYYFKIIDYLLDQKISKILILLDKIFQSGVSSINFISGLTKHFRDLLLSKNTETLFLLKLKKKTIRFYIQQSRKIHFSFLVNALRICCQMEKESLIYKNSKLTIEIYLIQLANFLFQKKDPEEFPIQKKDPEEFPIQKKDPEEFPIQKKDLEEFPIQKKDLEEKKIQFLQENWIKFIQKFSEKIHPTYLNSLKHEIKFFIYKNKILLVVPSKLENRNFFFIQTHFIKYFRNKLNNPHLEFKILVKEKNLENLPIEQYNFLSRKNKCVDKLIERLKLKILSSIPTKLYNKKISLS, from the coding sequence ATGGATAAACGTTTTCCATTTCCATACATTGTATGGAGTTTAAAATATAGACCTATCAGATGGGAAGAAGTCATTGGACAAGTAGATGTTACAAACATTTTAAAAAATTCCATGGAAAAAAATCGTTTATCCCAAATCTTATTATTTTTTGGACCTAGAGGAGTTGGAAAAAACACCTGTGCAAGAATCTTGGCTAATGAATTGGACTCTTTTTCAAATGTTTTCGAAATAAGTGGATTTTTGAATCATTCAGTGGAATCTCTATGTGAAAAAATCCATAAAATTCGTTTATATCCAAAAAAAGGAAAATATAAAATACTTATTATTAATGATTTAAATTTTTTCCCTCAAGATTCTTTTAATCTTATTTTGAGAACTCTAGAAAAACCTCCTATACATGTATTATTTATTTTTTGTACAACAGAAAAAAATAAAATATTTTCTATTATTTCACGTTGTCAAATCTATGAATTTAGACATATTTCTTTAAGAGATATTTTTTTTTACTTAAAAAAAATAGCAGAAAAAGAACGTATAGAAATAGATAATGAGGCTTTATTTCTCATTTCTAAAAATGGAAATGGTTCACTTAGTGAAGCGCTTAATACTTTCGAAAAACTTACCTTTTATGACCAAAAAAAAATTTCCAGAGAATTAGTTATGGAAAAATTAGGAATTCTGGATCCGGGTTACTATTTTAAAATAATTGATTATCTATTAGATCAAAAAATCTCTAAGATATTAATTTTGTTAGATAAAATTTTTCAATCTGGAGTTAGTTCTATTAATTTCATAAGTGGATTGACTAAACATTTTAGAGATCTCTTGTTATCGAAAAATACTGAAACTTTATTCCTTTTAAAATTAAAAAAGAAAACTATACGATTTTATATACAACAATCCAGAAAAATACATTTTTCTTTTTTAGTTAATGCTTTGAGGATTTGTTGTCAAATGGAAAAAGAATCTTTAATATATAAGAATTCTAAATTAACAATAGAAATCTATTTGATCCAATTAGCCAATTTTCTGTTTCAGAAGAAAGATCCTGAGGAATTTCCTATTCAGAAGAAAGATCCTGAGGAATTTCCTATTCAGAAGAAAGATCCTGAGGAATTTCCTATTCAGAAGAAAGATCTTGAGGAATTTCCTATTCAGAAGAAAGATCTTGAGGAAAAAAAAATTCAATTTTTACAAGAAAACTGGATAAAGTTCATCCAAAAGTTTTCTGAAAAGATTCATCCTACTTATTTAAATTCACTAAAACATGAAATAAAATTTTTTATCTATAAAAATAAAATACTTTTGGTGGTCCCCTCAAAATTAGAAAATCGTAATTTTTTTTTCATACAAACACATTTTATAAAATATTTTAGAAATAAATTGAATAATCCACATTTAGAATTCAAAATTCTAGTCAAAGAAAAAAATTTGGAAAATCTCCCAATAGAACAATACAATTTTTTATCTAGAAAAAATAAATGTGTAGATAAATTGATAGAAAGATTAAAATTGAAAATTTTATCTTCTATTCCAACTAAACTATACAATAAAAAAATATCCTTATCGTAA
- a CDS encoding iron-sulfur cluster assembly protein, translated as MKEDYSSLEDRIISILKRIYDPEIPVDIYELGLIYDIQISHENEVKIVMTLTTSNCPVADSLPIKVKEEVESIEEIKKVNVVLTFDPPWKREFMSEEARLELGML; from the coding sequence ATGAAAGAAGATTATTCCTCTTTAGAGGATCGTATTATTTCTATATTGAAAAGAATATATGATCCAGAAATACCGGTAGATATTTATGAATTGGGTCTGATTTATGATATACAAATCTCTCATGAAAATGAGGTCAAAATAGTGATGACACTCACTACATCGAATTGTCCAGTTGCAGATAGTTTGCCTATAAAAGTCAAAGAAGAAGTTGAATCTATTGAAGAAATTAAAAAAGTGAATGTCGTTTTAACATTTGATCCTCCTTGGAAAAGAGAATTTATGAGTGAAGAAGCTCGTTTAGAACTTGGAATGTTGTAA